One part of the Oncorhynchus keta strain PuntledgeMale-10-30-2019 unplaced genomic scaffold, Oket_V2 Un_contig_932_pilon_pilon, whole genome shotgun sequence genome encodes these proteins:
- the LOC127927075 gene encoding uncharacterized protein LOC127927075 isoform X14 — translation MPVKSVSGPQILSQLYMPVKSVSGPQVLEQHLSQFYLPVKSVSGPQVLKQLLSQLYLPVKSVSGPQVLEQLLSQFYLPVKSVSGPQVLEQLLSQFYLPVKSVSGPQVLEQLLSQFYLPVKSVSGPQVLKQFLSQLYLPVKSVSGPQILSQLYMPVKSVSGPQVLEQHLSQFYLPVKSVYGPQVLEQLLSQFYLPVKSVSGPQVLKQLLSQFYLPVKSVSGPQVLEQLLSQFYLPVKSVSGPQVLEQLLSQFYLPVKSVSGPQVLEQLLSQFYLPVKSVSGPQVLEQLLSQFYLPVKSVSGPQVLKQLLSQFYLPVKSVSGPQVLEQLLSQFYLPVKSVSGPQVLKQLLSQLYLPVKSVSGPQVLEQLLSQFYLPVKSVSGSQVLEQLLSQFYLPVKSVSGPQVLEQHLSQFYLPVKSVSGPQVLEQHLSQFYLPVKSVSGPQVLKQLLSQLYLPVKSVSGPQVLEQLLSQFYLPVKSVSGSQVLEQLLSQFYLPVKSVSGPQILSQLYMPVKSVSGPQVLEQHLSQFYLPVKSVSGPQVLKQLLSQLYLPVKSVSGPQVLEQLLSQFYLPVKSVSGPQVLEQHLSQFYLPVKSVSGPQVLKQLLSQFYLPVKSVSGSQVLEQLLSQFYLPVKSVSGPQILSQLYMPVKSVSGPQVLEQLLSQFYLSVKSVSGPQVLEQLLSQFYLPVKSVSGPQVLEQLLSQFYLPFKSVSGPQILSQFYLPVKSVSGPQVLEQLLSQFYLPVKSVSGSQVLEQLLSQFYLPVKSVSGPQVLEQLLSQFYLSVESVSGPQVLEQLLSQFYLPVKSST, via the exons atgcctgttaaatcagtttctggaccacag atTCTATCCCAGCTCTAtatgcctgttaaatcagtttctggaccacaggttctagaacagcatctttcccagttctatctgcctgttaaatccgtttctggaccacag gttctaaaacagcttctatcccagttatATCTGCccgttaaatcagtttctggaccacag gttctcgaacagcttctatcccagttctatctgcccgttaaatcagtttctggaccacaggttctcgaacagcttctatcccagttctatctgcctgttaaatcagtttctggaccacaggttctcgaacagcttctatcccagttctatctgcctgttaaatccgtTTCTGGTCCACAGGTTCTAAAACAGTTTCTATCCCAGTtatatctgcctgttaaatcagtttctggaccacagatTCTATCCCAGCTATAtatgcctgttaaatcagtttctggaccacaggttctagaacagcatctatcccagttctatctgcctgttaaatccgtttatggaccacag gttctcgaacagcttctatcccagttctatctgcctgttaaatccgtTTCTGGTCCACAG gttctaaaacagcttctatcccagttctatctgcctgttaaatcagtttctggaccacaggttctagaacagcttctatcccagttctatctgcctgttaaatcagtttctggaccacag gttctagaacagcttctatcccagttctatctgcctgttaaatcagtttctggaccacaggttctagaacagcttctatcccagttctatctgcctgttaaatcagtttctggaccacaggttctagaacagcttctatcccagttctatctgcctgttaaatcagtttctggaccacaggttctaaaacagcttctatcccagttctatctgcctgttaaatcagtttctggaccacaggttctagaacagcttctatcccagttctatctgcctgttaaatccgtttctggaccacaggttctaaaacagcttctatcccagttatatctgcctgttaaatcagtttctggaccacaggttctcgaacagcttctatcccagttctatctgcctgttaaatcagtttctggatcacaggttctagaacagcttctatcccagttctatctgcctgttaaatcagtttctggaccacaggttctagaacagcatctatcccagttctatctgcctgttaaatccgtttctggaccacaggttctagaacagcatctatcccagttctatctgcctgttaaatctgtttctggaccacaggttctaaaacagcttctatcccagttatATCTGCccgttaaatcagtttctggaccacaggttctcgaacagcttctatcccagttctatctgcctgttaaatcagtttctggatcacaggttctagaacagcttctatcccagttctatctgcctgttaaatcagtttctggaccacagatTCTATCCCAGCTCTAtatgcctgttaaatcagtttctggaccacaggttctagaacagcatctttcccagttctatctgcctgttaaatccgtttctggaccacag gttctaaaacagcttctatcccagttatatctgcctgttaaatcagtttctggaccacaggttctcgaacagcttctatcccagttctatctgcctgttaaatcagtttctggaccacaggttctagaacagcatctatcccagttctatctgcctgttaaatccgtttctggaccacaggttctaaaacagcttctatcccagttctatctgcctgttaaatcagtttctggatcacaggttctagaacagcttctatcccagttctatctgcctgttaaatcagtttctggaccacagatTCTATCCCAGCTCTAtatgcctgttaaatcagtttctggaccacaggttctagaacagcttctatcccagttctatctgtctgttaaatcagtttctggaccacaggttctagaacagcttctatcccagttctatctgcctgttaaatcagtttctggaccacaggttctagaacagcttctatcccagttctatctgccttttaaatcagtttctggaccacagattctatcccagttctatctgcctgttaaatcagtttctggaccacaggttctagaacagcttctatcccagttctatctgcctgttaaatcagtttctggatcacaggttctagaacagcttctatcccagttctatctgcctgttaaatcagtttctggaccacag gttctagaacagcttctatcccagttctatctgtctgttgaatcagtttctggaccacag gttctagaacagcttctatcccagttctatctgcctgttaaatcatcAACCTAA
- the LOC127927075 gene encoding uncharacterized protein LOC127927075 isoform X28, translated as MPVKSVSGPQILSQLYMPVKSVSGPQVLEQHLSQFYLPVKSVSGPQVLKQLLSQFYLPVKSVSGPQVLEQLLSQFYLPVKSVSGSQVLEQLLSQFYLPVKSVSGPQVLEQHLSQFYLPVKSVSGPQVLEQHLSQFYLPVKSVSGPQVLKQLLSQLYLPVKSVSGPQVLEQLLSQFYLPVKSVSGSQVLEQLLSQFYLPVKSVSGPQILSQLYMPVKSVSGPQVLEQHLSQFYLPVKSVSGPQVLKQLLSQLYLPVKSVSGPQVLEQLLSQFYLPVKSVSGPQVLEQHLSQFYLPVKSVSGPQVLKQLLSQFYLPVKSVSGSQVLEQLLSQFYLPVKSVSGPQILSQLYMPVKSVSGPQVLEQLLSQFYLSVKSVSGPQVLEQLLSQFYLPVKSVSGPQVLEQLLSQFYLPFKSVSGPQILSQFYLPVKSVSGPQVLEQLLSQFYLPVKSVSGSQVLEQLLSQFYLPVKSVSGPQVLEQLLSQFYLSVESVSGPQVLEQLLSQFYLPVKSST; from the exons atgcctgttaaatcagtttctggaccacag atTCTATCCCAGCTCTAtatgcctgttaaatcagtttctggaccacaggttctagaacagcatctttcccagttctatctgcctgttaaatccgtttctggaccacag gttctaaaacagcttctatcccagttctatctgcctgttaaatcagtttctggaccacag gttctcgaacagcttctatcccagttctatctgcctgttaaatcagtttctggatcacaggttctagaacagcttctatcccagttctatctgcctgttaaatcagtttctggaccacaggttctagaacagcatctatcccagttctatctgcctgttaaatccgtttctggaccacaggttctagaacagcatctatcccagttctatctgcctgttaaatctgtttctggaccacaggttctaaaacagcttctatcccagttatATCTGCccgttaaatcagtttctggaccacaggttctcgaacagcttctatcccagttctatctgcctgttaaatcagtttctggatcacaggttctagaacagcttctatcccagttctatctgcctgttaaatcagtttctggaccacagatTCTATCCCAGCTCTAtatgcctgttaaatcagtttctggaccacaggttctagaacagcatctttcccagttctatctgcctgttaaatccgtttctggaccacag gttctaaaacagcttctatcccagttatatctgcctgttaaatcagtttctggaccacaggttctcgaacagcttctatcccagttctatctgcctgttaaatcagtttctggaccacaggttctagaacagcatctatcccagttctatctgcctgttaaatccgtttctggaccacaggttctaaaacagcttctatcccagttctatctgcctgttaaatcagtttctggatcacaggttctagaacagcttctatcccagttctatctgcctgttaaatcagtttctggaccacagatTCTATCCCAGCTCTAtatgcctgttaaatcagtttctggaccacaggttctagaacagcttctatcccagttctatctgtctgttaaatcagtttctggaccacaggttctagaacagcttctatcccagttctatctgcctgttaaatcagtttctggaccacaggttctagaacagcttctatcccagttctatctgccttttaaatcagtttctggaccacagattctatcccagttctatctgcctgttaaatcagtttctggaccacaggttctagaacagcttctatcccagttctatctgcctgttaaatcagtttctggatcacaggttctagaacagcttctatcccagttctatctgcctgttaaatcagtttctggaccacag gttctagaacagcttctatcccagttctatctgtctgttgaatcagtttctggaccacag gttctagaacagcttctatcccagttctatctgcctgttaaatcatcAACCTAA
- the LOC127927075 gene encoding uncharacterized protein LOC127927075 isoform X24, with product MPVKSVSGPQVLEQHLSQFYLPVKSVSGPQVLKQLLSQFYLPVKSVSGPQVLEQHLSQFYLPVKSVSGPQVLKQLLSQFYLPVKSVSGPQVLEQLLSQFYLPVKSVSGPQVLEQLLSQFYLPVKSVSGPQVLEQLLSQFYLPVKSVSGPQVLEQLLSQFYLPVKSVSGPQVLKQLLSQFYLPVKSVSGPQVLEQLLSQFYLPVKSVSGPQVLKQLLSQLYLPVKSVSGPQVLEQLLSQFYLPVKSVSGSQVLEQLLSQFYLPVKSVSGPQVLEQHLSQFYLPVKSVSGPQVLEQHLSQFYLPVKSVSGPQVLKQLLSQLYLPVKSVSGPQVLEQLLSQFYLPVKSVSGSQVLEQLLSQFYLPVKSVSGPQILSQLYMPVKSVSGPQVLEQHLSQFYLPVKSVSGPQVLKQLLSQLYLPVKSVSGPQVLEQLLSQFYLPVKSVSGPQVLEQHLSQFYLPVKSVSGPQVLKQLLSQFYLPVKSVSGSQVLEQLLSQFYLPVKSVSGPQILSQLYMPVKSVSGPQVLEQLLSQFYLSVKSVSGPQVLEQLLSQFYLPVKSVSGPQVLEQLLSQFYLPFKSVSGPQILSQFYLPVKSVSGPQVLEQLLSQFYLPVKSVSGSQVLEQLLSQFYLPVKSVSGPQVLEQLLSQFYLSVESVSGPQVLEQLLSQFYLPVKSST from the exons atgcctgttaaatcagtttctggaccacaggttctagaacagcatctttcccagttctatctgcctgttaaatccgtttctggaccacag gttctaaaacagcttctatcccagttctatctgcctgttaaatcagtttctggaccacag gttctagaacagcatctatcccagttctatctgcctgttaaatccgtttctggaccacaggttctaaaacagcttctatcccagttctatctgcctgttaaatcagtttctggaccacaggttctagaacagcttctatcccagttctatctgcctgttaaatcagtttctggaccacag gttctagaacagcttctatcccagttctatctgcctgttaaatcagtttctggaccacaggttctagaacagcttctatcccagttctatctgcctgttaaatcagtttctggaccacaggttctagaacagcttctatcccagttctatctgcctgttaaatcagtttctggaccacaggttctaaaacagcttctatcccagttctatctgcctgttaaatcagtttctggaccacaggttctagaacagcttctatcccagttctatctgcctgttaaatccgtttctggaccacaggttctaaaacagcttctatcccagttatatctgcctgttaaatcagtttctggaccacaggttctcgaacagcttctatcccagttctatctgcctgttaaatcagtttctggatcacaggttctagaacagcttctatcccagttctatctgcctgttaaatcagtttctggaccacaggttctagaacagcatctatcccagttctatctgcctgttaaatccgtttctggaccacaggttctagaacagcatctatcccagttctatctgcctgttaaatctgtttctggaccacaggttctaaaacagcttctatcccagttatATCTGCccgttaaatcagtttctggaccacaggttctcgaacagcttctatcccagttctatctgcctgttaaatcagtttctggatcacaggttctagaacagcttctatcccagttctatctgcctgttaaatcagtttctggaccacagatTCTATCCCAGCTCTAtatgcctgttaaatcagtttctggaccacaggttctagaacagcatctttcccagttctatctgcctgttaaatccgtttctggaccacag gttctaaaacagcttctatcccagttatatctgcctgttaaatcagtttctggaccacaggttctcgaacagcttctatcccagttctatctgcctgttaaatcagtttctggaccacaggttctagaacagcatctatcccagttctatctgcctgttaaatccgtttctggaccacaggttctaaaacagcttctatcccagttctatctgcctgttaaatcagtttctggatcacaggttctagaacagcttctatcccagttctatctgcctgttaaatcagtttctggaccacagatTCTATCCCAGCTCTAtatgcctgttaaatcagtttctggaccacaggttctagaacagcttctatcccagttctatctgtctgttaaatcagtttctggaccacaggttctagaacagcttctatcccagttctatctgcctgttaaatcagtttctggaccacaggttctagaacagcttctatcccagttctatctgccttttaaatcagtttctggaccacagattctatcccagttctatctgcctgttaaatcagtttctggaccacaggttctagaacagcttctatcccagttctatctgcctgttaaatcagtttctggatcacaggttctagaacagcttctatcccagttctatctgcctgttaaatcagtttctggaccacag gttctagaacagcttctatcccagttctatctgtctgttgaatcagtttctggaccacag gttctagaacagcttctatcccagttctatctgcctgttaaatcatcAACCTAA
- the LOC127927075 gene encoding uncharacterized protein LOC127927075 isoform X11, which translates to MPVKSVSGPQVLEQHLSQFYLPVKSVSGPQVLKQLLSQFYLPVKSVSGPQVLKQLLSQFYLPVKSVSGPQILSQFYLPVKSVSGPQDLKQLLSQLYLPVKSVSGPQVLEQLLSQFYLPVKSVSGPQVLEQHLSQFYLPVKSVSGPQVLKQLLSQFYLPVKSVSGPQVLEQLLSQFYLPVKSVSGPQVLEQLLSQFYLPVKSVSGPQVLKQFLSQLYLPVKSVSGPQILSQLYMPVKSVSGPQVLEQHLSQFYLPVKSVYGPQVLEQLLSQFYLPVKSVSGPQVLKQLLSQFYLPVKSVSGPQVLEQLLSQFYLPVKSVSGPQVLEQLLSQFYLPVKSVSGPQVLEQLLSQFYLPVKSVSGPQVLEQLLSQFYLPVKSVSGPQVLKQLLSQFYLPVKSVSGPQVLEQLLSQFYLPVKSVSGPQVLKQLLSQLYLPVKSVSGPQVLEQLLSQFYLPVKSVSGSQVLEQLLSQFYLPVKSVSGPQVLEQHLSQFYLPVKSVSGPQVLEQHLSQFYLPVKSVSGPQVLKQLLSQLYLPVKSVSGPQVLEQLLSQFYLPVKSVSGSQVLEQLLSQFYLPVKSVSGPQILSQLYMPVKSVSGPQVLEQHLSQFYLPVKSVSGPQVLKQLLSQLYLPVKSVSGPQVLEQLLSQFYLPVKSVSGPQVLEQHLSQFYLPVKSVSGPQVLKQLLSQFYLPVKSVSGSQVLEQLLSQFYLPVKSVSGPQILSQLYMPVKSVSGPQVLEQLLSQFYLSVKSVSGPQVLEQLLSQFYLPVKSVSGPQVLEQLLSQFYLPFKSVSGPQILSQFYLPVKSVSGPQVLEQLLSQFYLPVKSVSGSQVLEQLLSQFYLPVKSVSGPQVLEQLLSQFYLSVESVSGPQVLEQLLSQFYLPVKSST; encoded by the exons atgcctgttaaatcagtttctggaccacaggttctagaacagcatctttcccagttctatctgcctgttaaatccgtttctggaccacaggttctaaaacagcttctatcccagttctatctgcctgttaaatccgtTTCTGGTCCACAggttctaaaacagcttctatcccagttctatctgcctgttaaatcagtttctggaccacagattctatcccagttctatctgcctgttaaatccgtttctggaccacaggatctaaaacagcttctatcccagttatatctgcctgttaaatcagtttctggaccacaggttctcgaacagcttctatcccagttctatctgcctgttaaatcagtttctggaccacaggttctagaacagcatctatcccagttctatctgcctgttaaatccgtttctggaccacag gttctaaaacagcttctatcccagttctatctgcctgttaaatcagtttctggaccacag gttctcgaacagcttctatcccagttctatctgcctgttaaatcagtttctggaccacaggttctcgaacagcttctatcccagttctatctgcctgttaaatccgtTTCTGGTCCACAGGTTCTAAAACAGTTTCTATCCCAGTtatatctgcctgttaaatcagtttctggaccacagatTCTATCCCAGCTATAtatgcctgttaaatcagtttctggaccacaggttctagaacagcatctatcccagttctatctgcctgttaaatccgtttatggaccacag gttctcgaacagcttctatcccagttctatctgcctgttaaatccgtTTCTGGTCCACAG gttctaaaacagcttctatcccagttctatctgcctgttaaatcagtttctggaccacaggttctagaacagcttctatcccagttctatctgcctgttaaatcagtttctggaccacag gttctagaacagcttctatcccagttctatctgcctgttaaatcagtttctggaccacaggttctagaacagcttctatcccagttctatctgcctgttaaatcagtttctggaccacaggttctagaacagcttctatcccagttctatctgcctgttaaatcagtttctggaccacaggttctaaaacagcttctatcccagttctatctgcctgttaaatcagtttctggaccacaggttctagaacagcttctatcccagttctatctgcctgttaaatccgtttctggaccacaggttctaaaacagcttctatcccagttatatctgcctgttaaatcagtttctggaccacaggttctcgaacagcttctatcccagttctatctgcctgttaaatcagtttctggatcacaggttctagaacagcttctatcccagttctatctgcctgttaaatcagtttctggaccacaggttctagaacagcatctatcccagttctatctgcctgttaaatccgtttctggaccacaggttctagaacagcatctatcccagttctatctgcctgttaaatctgtttctggaccacaggttctaaaacagcttctatcccagttatATCTGCccgttaaatcagtttctggaccacaggttctcgaacagcttctatcccagttctatctgcctgttaaatcagtttctggatcacaggttctagaacagcttctatcccagttctatctgcctgttaaatcagtttctggaccacagatTCTATCCCAGCTCTAtatgcctgttaaatcagtttctggaccacaggttctagaacagcatctttcccagttctatctgcctgttaaatccgtttctggaccacag gttctaaaacagcttctatcccagttatatctgcctgttaaatcagtttctggaccacaggttctcgaacagcttctatcccagttctatctgcctgttaaatcagtttctggaccacaggttctagaacagcatctatcccagttctatctgcctgttaaatccgtttctggaccacaggttctaaaacagcttctatcccagttctatctgcctgttaaatcagtttctggatcacaggttctagaacagcttctatcccagttctatctgcctgttaaatcagtttctggaccacagatTCTATCCCAGCTCTAtatgcctgttaaatcagtttctggaccacaggttctagaacagcttctatcccagttctatctgtctgttaaatcagtttctggaccacaggttctagaacagcttctatcccagttctatctgcctgttaaatcagtttctggaccacaggttctagaacagcttctatcccagttctatctgccttttaaatcagtttctggaccacagattctatcccagttctatctgcctgttaaatcagtttctggaccacaggttctagaacagcttctatcccagttctatctgcctgttaaatcagtttctggatcacaggttctagaacagcttctatcccagttctatctgcctgttaaatcagtttctggaccacag gttctagaacagcttctatcccagttctatctgtctgttgaatcagtttctggaccacag gttctagaacagcttctatcccagttctatctgcctgttaaatcatcAACCTAA
- the LOC127927075 gene encoding uncharacterized protein LOC127927075 isoform X27: MPVKSVSGPQVLEQLLSQFYLPVKSVSGSQVLEQLLSQFYLPVKSVSGPQVLEQLLSQFYLPVKSVSGPQVLEQLLSQFYLPVKSVSGPQVLEQLLSQFYLPVKSVSGPQVLEQLLSQFYLPVKSVSGPQVLKQLLSQFYLPVKSVSGPQVLEQLLSQFYLPVKSVSGPQVLKQLLSQLYLPVKSVSGPQVLEQLLSQFYLPVKSVSGSQVLEQLLSQFYLPVKSVSGPQVLEQHLSQFYLPVKSVSGPQVLEQHLSQFYLPVKSVSGPQVLKQLLSQLYLPVKSVSGPQVLEQLLSQFYLPVKSVSGSQVLEQLLSQFYLPVKSVSGPQILSQLYMPVKSVSGPQVLEQHLSQFYLPVKSVSGPQVLKQLLSQLYLPVKSVSGPQVLEQLLSQFYLPVKSVSGPQVLEQHLSQFYLPVKSVSGPQVLKQLLSQFYLPVKSVSGSQVLEQLLSQFYLPVKSVSGPQILSQLYMPVKSVSGPQVLEQLLSQFYLSVKSVSGPQVLEQLLSQFYLPVKSVSGPQVLEQLLSQFYLPFKSVSGPQILSQFYLPVKSVSGPQVLEQLLSQFYLPVKSVSGSQVLEQLLSQFYLPVKSVSGPQVLEQLLSQFYLSVESVSGPQVLEQLLSQFYLPVKSST, translated from the exons atgcctgttaaatcagtttctggaccacaggttctagaacagcttctatcccagttctatctgcctgttaaatcagtttctggatcacaggttctagaacagcttctatcccagttctatctgcctgttaaatcagtttctggaccacag gttctcgaacagcttctatcccagttctatctgcctgttaaatcagtttctggaccacag gttctagaacagcttctatcccagttctatctgcctgttaaatcagtttctggaccacaggttctagaacagcttctatcccagttctatctgcctgttaaatcagtttctggaccacaggttctagaacagcttctatcccagttctatctgcctgttaaatcagtttctggaccacaggttctaaaacagcttctatcccagttctatctgcctgttaaatcagtttctggaccacaggttctagaacagcttctatcccagttctatctgcctgttaaatccgtttctggaccacaggttctaaaacagcttctatcccagttatatctgcctgttaaatcagtttctggaccacaggttctcgaacagcttctatcccagttctatctgcctgttaaatcagtttctggatcacaggttctagaacagcttctatcccagttctatctgcctgttaaatcagtttctggaccacaggttctagaacagcatctatcccagttctatctgcctgttaaatccgtttctggaccacaggttctagaacagcatctatcccagttctatctgcctgttaaatctgtttctggaccacaggttctaaaacagcttctatcccagttatATCTGCccgttaaatcagtttctggaccacaggttctcgaacagcttctatcccagttctatctgcctgttaaatcagtttctggatcacaggttctagaacagcttctatcccagttctatctgcctgttaaatcagtttctggaccacagatTCTATCCCAGCTCTAtatgcctgttaaatcagtttctggaccacaggttctagaacagcatctttcccagttctatctgcctgttaaatccgtttctggaccacag gttctaaaacagcttctatcccagttatatctgcctgttaaatcagtttctggaccacaggttctcgaacagcttctatcccagttctatctgcctgttaaatcagtttctggaccacaggttctagaacagcatctatcccagttctatctgcctgttaaatccgtttctggaccacaggttctaaaacagcttctatcccagttctatctgcctgttaaatcagtttctggatcacaggttctagaacagcttctatcccagttctatctgcctgttaaatcagtttctggaccacagatTCTATCCCAGCTCTAtatgcctgttaaatcagtttctggaccacaggttctagaacagcttctatcccagttctatctgtctgttaaatcagtttctggaccacaggttctagaacagcttctatcccagttctatctgcctgttaaatcagtttctggaccacaggttctagaacagcttctatcccagttctatctgccttttaaatcagtttctggaccacagattctatcccagttctatctgcctgttaaatcagtttctggaccacaggttctagaacagcttctatcccagttctatctgcctgttaaatcagtttctggatcacaggttctagaacagcttctatcccagttctatctgcctgttaaatcagtttctggaccacag gttctagaacagcttctatcccagttctatctgtctgttgaatcagtttctggaccacag gttctagaacagcttctatcccagttctatctgcctgttaaatcatcAACCTAA